Proteins encoded in a region of the Tautonia rosea genome:
- a CDS encoding alpha/beta hydrolase family protein, translating into MRNPHLILFSVVCVLGLVQSIGAEDQPHAEFFAAEVDRITAEPLLGIDDTETWKARRPQLQARLLSMLGLDPMPERTDLKVEVRGIVERPDFVVERILYQSSPGLYVTANLYRPKVVEQPLPAILYVCGHANVVRDGVIYGCKAHYQHHAAWYAANGYVCLLVDTLQLGEIPGLHHGTYREGKWWWQSRGYTPAGVEVWNGIRGLDYLQSRPEVDPDRLGVTGRSGGGAISWYLGAVDDRLSAVIPVAGITDLKDHLIKGGPTGAHPNGVIEGHCDCMYMVNTDAWDFDTLAALVAPKALLVENTDADPIFPVPGIRRIYDTLETVFEWYGASDRLGLVIGEGGHQDTEEIRHPSFAFMNTWLKGEPTNPSEIEEPDRRVPIEELKVLDVDEPIPADALNARIDETFVPKAEAPQVPGSTEEWELLKSAWLDQLRSEVFGGWPSEEEVTPLEEELVSASERDGVVIHRVAFTSQPGVRLDLWMLSESNRRDQPGRVNLVVLPEELAQPMVAALGPVTEGEEVPEGAMEPAEWLFHYRIIAGEQDPSAPIVFVCPRGTGTTAWPEVKETHLRRRFALIGQSLDGMRVWDLCRAIAAVGELPGLAGVPVHLTAAQSEAPIALWAAVFEPEVAHVRLRALPSSYREGPIFLNLDRILEPSQALGLLYPRPVTVDDATDPAAYEWASELARELGHDGPWPKVVD; encoded by the coding sequence ATGAGAAATCCACATTTGATTCTCTTTTCGGTTGTTTGTGTGCTCGGGCTGGTGCAATCGATTGGGGCTGAAGATCAACCGCATGCCGAGTTCTTCGCGGCCGAGGTGGACCGGATCACCGCCGAACCGTTGCTCGGGATCGACGACACCGAGACCTGGAAGGCCCGCCGTCCGCAGTTGCAGGCTCGCCTGCTGTCGATGCTCGGCCTCGACCCGATGCCCGAGCGAACCGACCTGAAGGTCGAGGTCCGCGGGATCGTCGAGCGCCCGGATTTCGTCGTCGAGCGGATTCTCTACCAGTCGTCCCCCGGCCTTTATGTGACGGCGAACCTGTATCGACCCAAGGTGGTCGAGCAACCGTTGCCGGCGATCCTTTATGTGTGTGGTCATGCGAACGTGGTCCGGGACGGGGTGATCTACGGCTGCAAGGCCCATTACCAGCACCATGCAGCCTGGTACGCCGCGAATGGGTATGTGTGCCTGCTTGTCGATACGCTGCAACTGGGCGAAATACCGGGCCTTCATCATGGAACTTATCGCGAGGGGAAGTGGTGGTGGCAATCTCGCGGGTACACGCCCGCCGGAGTTGAGGTCTGGAACGGGATCCGAGGGCTCGATTACCTCCAGTCGCGGCCCGAGGTCGACCCGGATCGCCTGGGCGTGACCGGCCGATCGGGGGGCGGGGCGATCTCCTGGTACCTGGGGGCGGTGGACGATCGCCTCTCGGCCGTGATCCCCGTGGCCGGCATCACCGACCTGAAGGACCACCTGATCAAAGGAGGGCCGACCGGCGCCCATCCGAACGGGGTGATCGAGGGTCATTGCGACTGCATGTACATGGTCAACACCGACGCCTGGGACTTCGATACCCTCGCCGCGCTGGTCGCCCCCAAGGCGTTGCTCGTCGAGAACACCGACGCCGACCCCATCTTCCCCGTACCCGGCATCCGCCGCATCTATGACACGCTTGAAACCGTTTTTGAGTGGTACGGCGCCTCCGACCGCCTCGGCCTGGTGATCGGCGAGGGAGGGCACCAGGATACCGAGGAGATCCGCCACCCGTCGTTCGCCTTCATGAACACATGGCTCAAGGGAGAGCCGACCAATCCCAGCGAGATCGAGGAGCCGGATCGGCGGGTCCCGATCGAGGAGCTGAAGGTGCTCGACGTGGATGAGCCGATCCCCGCCGACGCCCTCAACGCCCGGATCGACGAGACGTTCGTGCCGAAGGCCGAGGCTCCCCAGGTGCCGGGTTCGACCGAGGAGTGGGAATTGCTCAAGTCGGCATGGCTTGACCAACTCCGATCGGAGGTCTTCGGCGGCTGGCCTTCCGAGGAGGAAGTCACACCACTGGAGGAGGAGCTGGTGTCCGCGAGCGAACGCGACGGTGTGGTGATCCATCGGGTTGCCTTCACCTCGCAGCCTGGCGTTCGGCTTGACCTCTGGATGCTGAGCGAGTCGAACCGCCGTGATCAGCCAGGCCGGGTCAATCTCGTTGTGCTCCCCGAGGAACTGGCCCAGCCGATGGTGGCCGCTCTCGGGCCTGTCACGGAGGGAGAGGAGGTGCCCGAAGGGGCGATGGAACCGGCCGAGTGGCTTTTCCATTACCGGATCATTGCCGGCGAGCAGGACCCCTCGGCCCCGATCGTCTTCGTCTGCCCGAGGGGAACCGGGACAACTGCCTGGCCTGAGGTGAAGGAGACTCACCTCCGCCGTCGCTTCGCCCTGATCGGCCAGTCCCTCGACGGTATGCGCGTCTGGGACCTCTGCCGGGCGATCGCCGCCGTCGGTGAACTCCCTGGGCTGGCCGGGGTGCCGGTCCACCTGACCGCCGCACAGTCCGAGGCCCCGATCGCGCTGTGGGCAGCGGTTTTCGAGCCGGAGGTTGCACACGTCCGCCTCCGAGCCTTGCCCTCGTCGTACCGCGAAGGGCCGATCTTCCTGAACCTCGATCGGATCCTGGAACCGTCGCAGGCCCTCGGCCTGCTCTACCCGAGGCCGGTGACGGTTGACGACGCGACGGATCCGGCGGCATACGAGTGGGCCTCGGAACTGGCCAGGGAGCTCGGGCATGACGGACCGTGGCCAAAGGTGGTGGATTGA